A single region of the Pseudomonas sp. GGS8 genome encodes:
- a CDS encoding TIGR01777 family oxidoreductase has translation MHILLTGGTGLIGRQLCRYWSGQGHRLTVWSRTPAKVAKICGAQVRGIARLEELGPEPVDAIINLAGAPIADRLWTHKRKTLLWSSRITLTETLLAWLESREQKPQVLISGSAIGWYGDGGERELTEKSPPVIDDFASQLCIAWEETAQRAEALGVRVILIRTGLVLSAEGGFLSRLLLPFKLGLGGPIGNGRQWMPWIHIEDQIALIDFLLHRNEASGPYNACAPKPVRNREFAKTLGDVLHRPAFMPMPTLVLKVALGELSLLLLGGQKAMPARLLEAGFTFRFTDLRAALDDLSSRL, from the coding sequence ATGCACATATTGCTGACCGGCGGTACTGGTTTGATAGGACGTCAGCTCTGCCGATACTGGTCAGGTCAGGGACATCGCCTGACAGTGTGGAGCCGCACACCTGCCAAAGTCGCCAAAATCTGTGGCGCTCAGGTACGTGGAATCGCACGGCTGGAGGAGCTGGGGCCAGAACCTGTGGATGCAATTATCAACCTTGCGGGTGCGCCGATCGCGGATCGGCTCTGGACCCATAAACGCAAAACGCTGTTGTGGAGCAGCCGGATCACCCTGACCGAAACCCTGTTGGCCTGGCTCGAAAGTCGTGAGCAGAAACCGCAGGTGCTGATCTCCGGTTCAGCGATCGGTTGGTACGGCGACGGCGGTGAGCGGGAGTTGACCGAGAAATCGCCACCGGTCATTGATGATTTCGCCAGCCAATTGTGCATTGCCTGGGAAGAAACCGCGCAGCGCGCCGAAGCCTTGGGCGTTCGCGTAATCCTCATTCGTACCGGGCTGGTGCTGTCCGCCGAGGGCGGCTTTTTGTCGCGGCTGTTGTTGCCATTCAAACTGGGGCTGGGCGGGCCGATCGGCAACGGTCGGCAGTGGATGCCGTGGATTCATATCGAAGATCAAATCGCCCTGATTGATTTTCTTCTGCATCGCAATGAGGCCAGCGGTCCCTATAATGCCTGCGCGCCGAAGCCGGTGCGCAATCGCGAATTCGCTAAAACGTTGGGTGACGTGTTGCATCGTCCGGCGTTCATGCCGATGCCGACCCTCGTCTTGAAGGTCGCCCTGGGCGAATTGTCATTGTTGTTGCTGGGTGGTCAGAAGGCCATGCCGGCTCGCTTGCTGGAAGCGGGTTTCACTTTCCGGTTCACTGATTTGCGCGCGGCGTTGGACGATCTGTCCAGCCGCCTCTGA
- the dauA gene encoding C4-dicarboxylic acid transporter DauA: MSFSIPPLFAAWRQTLHAGYSLRRLRGDISAGVTVGIIAIPLAMALAIAVGVAPQQGLYTVLIAAPLIALTGGSRFNVSGPTAAFVVILLPITQQYGLGGLLLCTMLAGAILIALGLIRAGRLIQYIPYPVTLGFTAGIGIVIATLQLKDLLGLSTTGHAEHYIEQLGALLQALPSARLGDGIIGVMCLAVLIVWPRFVPRIPGHLVALAVGALLGLALEGGGLPIATLGERFSYVVDGVSHPGIPPFLPSFDWPWNLPGPNGQPLHLSYDLIRQLMAPAFAIAMLGAIESLLCAVVADGMTGSKHDPNAELLGQGIGNLVAPLFGGITATAAIARSATNVRSGAFSPLAAIIHSAVVLLAILALAPLFSYLPMAALAALLVMVAWNMSEARHVVHTLRIAPRSDVLVLLTCLSLTVLFDMVLAVAVGLLLAAGLFIKRMSDLTDTAELPREFHQALQDMPEHVRCYAIRGPLFFGAAEKALGVLRKFSPEVKVVIVEMSAVSMLDMTALAAFDNILRDYRTDGIGLILVGTAARVRLKLRRAGIHREQRQLAYVNNLEQARRKSERWLAGQD; the protein is encoded by the coding sequence ATGTCATTCTCCATCCCTCCGTTATTCGCCGCCTGGCGTCAGACCCTGCACGCAGGTTATAGCCTCAGACGCTTGCGCGGCGACATCAGTGCCGGGGTGACGGTAGGGATCATCGCTATTCCCCTGGCCATGGCCCTGGCGATTGCGGTGGGAGTAGCGCCCCAGCAAGGTTTGTATACGGTGCTGATTGCAGCCCCCCTGATCGCGCTGACGGGAGGCTCGCGCTTCAACGTCAGCGGGCCGACAGCCGCATTCGTGGTGATACTGCTGCCGATCACCCAGCAATATGGTCTGGGTGGCCTGCTGCTTTGCACCATGCTTGCCGGGGCCATCCTGATTGCCTTGGGGCTGATTCGGGCCGGACGGCTGATTCAGTACATTCCTTATCCGGTGACCCTGGGCTTTACCGCCGGGATCGGCATTGTCATCGCCACCCTTCAATTGAAGGATTTGCTGGGCCTGAGTACCACCGGGCATGCCGAACATTACATCGAGCAATTAGGTGCGCTGCTCCAGGCATTGCCCAGCGCCCGCCTGGGGGATGGGATCATCGGTGTTATGTGCCTGGCGGTTCTGATCGTCTGGCCGCGCTTTGTGCCGCGGATTCCGGGGCATCTGGTGGCACTGGCCGTCGGCGCATTGTTGGGGCTGGCGCTGGAAGGCGGCGGATTACCGATTGCGACGCTGGGCGAACGCTTCAGCTATGTCGTCGACGGCGTCAGTCACCCCGGGATTCCGCCGTTCCTGCCGAGCTTCGACTGGCCGTGGAATCTGCCGGGGCCCAACGGCCAGCCGCTGCATTTGTCTTACGACCTGATCCGCCAATTAATGGCGCCAGCGTTCGCCATTGCCATGCTTGGCGCCATCGAATCGTTGCTGTGCGCGGTGGTGGCCGATGGCATGACGGGCAGCAAACATGACCCCAACGCAGAACTCCTGGGTCAAGGCATTGGTAACCTGGTCGCACCACTGTTCGGCGGCATTACCGCCACCGCGGCGATCGCCCGCAGCGCCACCAACGTACGCAGCGGGGCGTTTTCGCCATTGGCGGCAATTATCCACAGCGCAGTGGTACTGCTGGCGATACTCGCCCTCGCCCCGCTGTTCAGCTACTTGCCGATGGCCGCACTGGCGGCATTACTGGTGATGGTGGCGTGGAACATGAGCGAGGCCCGGCATGTCGTGCACACCTTGCGCATCGCACCACGCAGCGATGTATTGGTCTTGCTGACCTGTCTGAGCCTGACAGTGCTGTTCGACATGGTGCTGGCCGTTGCCGTTGGGCTGTTGCTGGCCGCCGGGTTGTTCATCAAGCGCATGAGCGACCTCACCGACACCGCCGAATTGCCTCGAGAGTTCCATCAAGCCTTACAGGATATGCCGGAGCATGTTCGTTGCTATGCGATACGCGGGCCGTTGTTTTTCGGTGCGGCGGAAAAAGCCCTGGGCGTGCTGCGCAAATTCAGCCCGGAGGTCAAAGTGGTGATTGTCGAGATGAGTGCCGTGTCCATGCTGGACATGACGGCGCTGGCGGCCTTCGACAATATCCTCAGGGATTACCGCACCGACGGCATCGGCCTGATTCTGGTCGGGACGGCTGCGCGCGTGCGCCTGAAACTCAGGCGCGCGGGTATCCATCGGGAACAGCGTCAGTTGGCTTACGTGAACAATCTGGAACAGGCTCGACGCAAAAGCGAACGCTGGCTCGCCGGGCAGGACTGA
- the hemH gene encoding ferrochelatase, translating into MTDHALLLVNLGSPASTSVADVRSYLNQFLMDPYVIDLPWPVRRLLVSLILIKRPEQSAHAYASIWWEEGSPLVVLSRRLQQAMTRQWTHGPVELAMRYGEPSIESALVRLAAQGHKRVTLAPLYPQFADSTVTTVIEEAKRVVREKNLDVQFSVLQPFYDQPEYLDALVASVRPYLQQDFDHLLLSFHGLPERHLKKLNPGHSFEGGGDCCAGAPPEVVATCYRGQCLRTAAEFAKRMGIPDGKWSVSFQSRLGRAKWIEPYTEARLDELAKSGVKKVLVMCPAFVADCIETLEEIGDRGKEQFREAGGEELVLVPCLNDEPQWARALSALCERAPLAL; encoded by the coding sequence ATGACCGATCACGCGTTGCTTCTGGTCAACCTGGGTTCACCCGCTTCCACCTCGGTGGCGGATGTGCGCAGCTACCTCAATCAATTTCTGATGGACCCGTATGTGATCGATCTGCCGTGGCCGGTGCGGCGTTTGCTGGTGTCGTTGATTCTGATCAAGCGCCCGGAGCAGTCGGCCCACGCGTATGCGTCGATCTGGTGGGAGGAGGGCTCGCCACTGGTGGTGCTCAGTCGTCGCTTACAGCAGGCCATGACCCGGCAGTGGACGCATGGGCCTGTTGAGCTGGCGATGCGTTACGGCGAGCCGTCCATTGAGTCCGCGCTGGTGCGGCTGGCTGCCCAGGGGCATAAGAGAGTGACCCTGGCGCCGCTCTATCCGCAATTCGCCGACAGCACCGTGACCACGGTGATCGAAGAAGCCAAGCGCGTGGTGCGGGAAAAAAATCTCGACGTGCAGTTCTCGGTTCTTCAGCCGTTCTACGATCAGCCGGAATACCTCGATGCGTTGGTGGCCAGTGTCAGGCCTTATCTGCAACAGGATTTCGACCATCTGCTGCTGAGCTTCCACGGTTTGCCGGAGCGTCACCTGAAGAAGCTCAATCCGGGGCACAGTTTCGAAGGCGGCGGCGATTGCTGTGCCGGTGCGCCGCCGGAAGTGGTCGCGACCTGTTACCGCGGTCAGTGCCTGCGCACGGCCGCAGAGTTTGCCAAGCGCATGGGCATACCGGACGGCAAGTGGTCGGTATCGTTCCAGTCGCGTCTGGGCCGGGCCAAGTGGATCGAACCCTACACCGAAGCGCGCCTCGACGAGTTGGCCAAGAGCGGTGTGAAGAAAGTCCTGGTGATGTGCCCGGCGTTCGTTGCCGATTGCATCGAGACACTGGAAGAGATTGGTGATCGTGGGAAGGAGCAATTCCGCGAAGCGGGAGGGGAGGAGTTGGTGCTGGTGCCTTGCCTTAATGATGAGCCGCAATGGGCGCGGGCGTTGAGCGCTTTGTGCGAAAGGGCGCCGTTGGCGCTTTAA
- a CDS encoding YajG family lipoprotein, with the protein MLQRLLFGLITVTSLTLVGCAHSPQQLSPEPKLTAQLAPVGHGQPVVVRVVDGRPSPTLGTRGGLYPETSAITVQGAQILPKLQAQAEAAVRLLGFTPTANALNAPQLTVTLAELKYQSPKEGLYVTEATIGATFRSDVQNANRRYSGRYGASLDQRFGMAPNQETNTKLVSDVLSDALTRLFKDPTIGQVLAE; encoded by the coding sequence ATGTTGCAACGCCTGTTGTTCGGTTTGATCACTGTGACCAGTTTGACCCTCGTCGGCTGCGCCCACAGCCCGCAACAACTGAGCCCGGAACCCAAGCTGACGGCTCAGCTGGCGCCGGTCGGCCATGGTCAGCCGGTGGTGGTGCGTGTGGTGGACGGTCGTCCGTCGCCAACCCTGGGGACCCGTGGCGGTCTGTACCCGGAGACCAGTGCGATCACGGTGCAGGGCGCGCAGATTCTGCCGAAGCTGCAAGCCCAGGCTGAGGCCGCCGTGCGGTTGCTGGGCTTCACGCCGACGGCCAATGCGCTGAATGCACCGCAATTGACGGTGACCCTGGCCGAGCTTAAGTATCAGTCGCCTAAAGAAGGTTTGTATGTGACTGAAGCAACGATTGGCGCGACGTTCCGTTCGGATGTGCAGAATGCCAACCGTCGTTACAGCGGTCGCTACGGCGCGTCGCTGGATCAGCGTTTTGGCATGGCGCCGAATCAGGAAACCAATACCAAGCTGGTCAGTGATGTGTTGAGCGATGCGTTGACCCGCTTGTTCAAGGACCCGACGATTGGTCAGGTGCTTGCCGAGTAA
- a CDS encoding uracil-xanthine permease family protein encodes MQQAFNDPLWRTVLSGAQMLFVAFGALVLMPLITGLDPNVALFTAGLGTILFQIVTGRQVPVFLASSFAFITPIILAKGQFGLAATMGGVMAAGFVYTFLGLAVKIKGTGFIDRLLPPVVIGPVIISIGLAMAPIAANMAMGKAGDGTELIHYQTAMMISMPALLTTLIVAVFGKGIFRLVPIISGVLVGFAMAFYFGVVDTAKIAAAPWFAIPHFTAPEFNWQAILFIVPVALAPAIEHIGGVIAVGSVTGRDYLKKPGLHRTLLGDGIATTAAGLFGGPPNTTYAEVTGAVMLTKNYNPKIMTWAAIFAISLAFIGKFGALLQSIPVPVMGGILCLLFGSIAAVGMNTMIRHKIDLGEARNLVIVSVTLVFGIGGMLVGTGNGPDDFGLKGIALCAVVAIALNLLLPGNDSWKHKKADEPLL; translated from the coding sequence ATGCAGCAAGCGTTCAACGATCCGCTCTGGCGCACGGTACTGTCCGGTGCGCAGATGCTGTTCGTGGCCTTCGGCGCCCTGGTGTTGATGCCGCTGATTACCGGCCTCGACCCTAACGTGGCGTTGTTCACCGCAGGTTTAGGGACGATCCTGTTCCAGATCGTCACTGGGCGTCAGGTGCCGGTATTCCTGGCGTCGAGCTTCGCCTTCATCACCCCGATCATTCTCGCCAAGGGCCAATTCGGCCTGGCGGCGACCATGGGTGGTGTGATGGCGGCCGGGTTCGTCTACACCTTCCTCGGCCTTGCGGTGAAGATCAAAGGCACCGGGTTTATCGACCGTTTACTGCCTCCGGTGGTGATTGGCCCGGTGATCATCTCCATCGGCCTGGCCATGGCGCCGATTGCCGCCAACATGGCGATGGGCAAGGCCGGCGACGGTACTGAGCTGATTCATTACCAGACGGCGATGATGATTTCGATGCCAGCGCTGCTGACCACCCTGATCGTCGCGGTGTTCGGCAAAGGTATTTTCCGCCTGGTGCCGATTATCTCCGGTGTGCTGGTGGGCTTTGCCATGGCGTTCTATTTCGGTGTGGTCGACACCGCAAAGATTGCCGCGGCACCGTGGTTTGCAATTCCACACTTCACTGCACCGGAATTCAACTGGCAGGCGATTCTGTTTATCGTTCCGGTGGCTCTCGCCCCGGCTATTGAGCACATCGGCGGCGTGATCGCGGTCGGTAGCGTGACCGGTCGCGATTACCTGAAGAAGCCCGGCTTGCACCGCACCCTGCTCGGCGATGGCATTGCCACCACTGCAGCCGGCCTGTTCGGCGGCCCACCCAACACCACCTACGCCGAAGTGACCGGCGCGGTGATGCTGACCAAAAACTACAACCCGAAAATCATGACCTGGGCGGCGATCTTCGCCATCAGCCTGGCGTTCATCGGCAAGTTCGGCGCGCTGCTGCAAAGTATCCCGGTGCCGGTGATGGGCGGGATTCTCTGCCTGCTGTTCGGTTCGATTGCCGCGGTGGGGATGAACACCATGATCCGCCACAAGATCGACCTGGGCGAAGCACGCAATCTGGTGATTGTCTCGGTGACGCTGGTGTTCGGGATTGGCGGCATGCTGGTCGGCACCGGTAACGGCCCGGACGATTTCGGCCTCAAAGGCATCGCGCTGTGCGCGGTGGTGGCGATTGCGCTGAACCTGTTGCTGCCGGGCAATGACAGCTGGAAGCACAAGAAGGCGGATGAGCCGTTGTTGTAA
- a CDS encoding CPXCG motif-containing cysteine-rich protein, whose amino-acid sequence MLETERYECPYCGEESEAVLDLSGGDQTYIEDCPVCCRPITFVLQTDGQEWLLEVHSENE is encoded by the coding sequence ATGCTGGAAACCGAGCGCTATGAATGCCCGTATTGCGGTGAAGAGTCCGAGGCGGTTCTGGACTTGTCCGGTGGCGATCAGACCTATATCGAAGATTGTCCGGTGTGTTGTCGTCCGATTACATTTGTTCTGCAAACCGACGGTCAGGAATGGTTACTCGAAGTTCATAGCGAAAATGAATGA
- the mqo gene encoding malate dehydrogenase (quinone) — translation MAHNEAVDVVLVGAGIMSATLAVLLKELDPAIKLEVVELMDSGAAESSNPWNNAGTGHAGLCELNYTPQAADGTVDIKKAVHINTQFEVSKQFWSYLTKKGTFGSCKSFISPVPHLSFVQGDKGVSFLKERFKVLSKHHAFADMEYTEDKAKMAEWMPLMMPGRPADEVLAATRVMNGTDVNFGALTNQLLKHLTSAPDAQVKYCKRVTGLKRNNGGWTVSIKDVNSGNTREVDAKFVFLGAGGAALPLLQASGIEESKGFGGFPISGQWLRCDNPEVVKHHQAKVYSQAAVGSPPMSVPHLDTRVVDGKKSLLFGPYAGFTTKFLKHGSFMDLPMSVRAGNIGPMLAVAKNNMDLTKYLVSEVMQSMEQRLESLRRFYPEAKAEDWRLEVAGQRVQIIKKDPKKGGVLQFGTELVAAKDGSLAALLGASPGASVTVSIMLELIEKCFPNKASGEWAAKLAEIFPAREKVLETDAALYRKINAQNNVALELVEASSETQSYA, via the coding sequence ATGGCGCATAACGAAGCAGTCGACGTAGTACTGGTTGGGGCCGGCATCATGAGTGCCACCCTTGCTGTACTGCTCAAAGAGCTCGACCCCGCGATCAAGCTGGAAGTCGTCGAGCTGATGGATTCCGGTGCCGCGGAGAGTTCCAATCCGTGGAACAACGCCGGTACCGGTCACGCCGGGCTGTGTGAGCTGAACTACACGCCGCAGGCCGCAGACGGCACCGTCGACATCAAGAAAGCCGTGCACATCAACACCCAGTTCGAGGTGTCTAAGCAGTTCTGGTCCTACCTGACCAAGAAAGGCACCTTCGGTTCGTGCAAATCGTTCATCAGCCCGGTGCCGCACCTGAGCTTCGTGCAGGGCGACAAAGGCGTATCCTTCCTCAAGGAACGCTTCAAGGTGCTGAGCAAGCACCACGCCTTCGCCGACATGGAATACACCGAAGACAAGGCCAAGATGGCCGAGTGGATGCCGCTGATGATGCCAGGCCGTCCGGCCGACGAAGTCCTCGCCGCCACCCGCGTGATGAACGGCACCGACGTCAACTTCGGCGCCCTGACCAACCAATTGCTCAAGCACCTGACCAGCGCGCCCGATGCCCAGGTCAAGTACTGCAAACGGGTCACCGGCCTGAAGCGTAACAACGGCGGCTGGACCGTCAGCATCAAGGACGTCAACAGCGGCAACACCCGTGAAGTCGACGCCAAATTCGTCTTCCTCGGCGCCGGCGGCGCGGCACTGCCGCTGTTGCAAGCGTCGGGCATCGAAGAAAGCAAAGGCTTCGGCGGCTTCCCGATCAGTGGCCAGTGGCTGCGTTGCGACAACCCGGAAGTGGTCAAGCACCACCAGGCCAAGGTTTACAGTCAGGCCGCGGTCGGTTCGCCACCGATGTCCGTGCCGCACCTGGACACCCGTGTGGTCGATGGCAAGAAGTCCCTGCTGTTCGGGCCTTATGCCGGTTTCACCACCAAGTTCCTCAAGCATGGTTCGTTCATGGACCTGCCGATGTCGGTTCGCGCCGGCAACATCGGCCCAATGCTGGCCGTGGCAAAAAACAACATGGACCTGACCAAGTACCTGGTCAGCGAAGTGATGCAGTCGATGGAGCAGCGTCTGGAATCCCTGCGTCGCTTCTACCCTGAAGCGAAAGCCGAAGACTGGCGCCTGGAAGTGGCCGGCCAACGGGTGCAGATCATCAAGAAAGACCCGAAGAAAGGCGGCGTTCTGCAGTTCGGTACCGAACTGGTCGCGGCCAAGGACGGTTCCCTTGCCGCCCTGCTCGGTGCCTCGCCAGGCGCTTCGGTGACGGTGTCGATCATGCTGGAACTGATCGAGAAATGCTTCCCGAACAAAGCCTCCGGCGAATGGGCTGCCAAACTGGCGGAAATCTTCCCGGCTCGGGAAAAGGTCCTGGAAACCGACGCTGCGCTGTATCGCAAGATCAATGCGCAGAACAACGTCGCGCTGGAACTGGTTGAAGCAAGCAGCGAAACCCAAAGCTACGCTTGA
- a CDS encoding PA4642 family protein produces the protein MRKDKKQVIGDEIGDAQIKLFLDFEPVDATSPSLHKLIKAYRGLRIDDFERFLTFFVEAGYDLDGKDEHGNDFVALIKDQRNAAEYIELIDKARG, from the coding sequence ATGCGTAAAGATAAGAAGCAAGTGATTGGTGACGAGATCGGCGATGCGCAGATCAAACTGTTCCTCGATTTCGAGCCGGTCGACGCCACTTCGCCGTCGCTGCACAAACTGATCAAGGCGTACCGCGGCCTGCGTATCGATGACTTCGAGCGTTTTCTGACGTTCTTTGTCGAAGCCGGCTACGATCTGGACGGCAAGGATGAGCACGGCAATGACTTTGTCGCTCTGATCAAGGATCAACGCAACGCGGCCGAGTACATCGAGTTGATCGACAAGGCTCGCGGTTAA
- a CDS encoding 1-acyl-sn-glycerol-3-phosphate acyltransferase, translated as MMGEFDAIRPYDDSEVPAVLARLLCDKAFLDILTHFRFPRFAGAFGWMLKPLIAHRLRREFAGVTSVATLQDKVEFYVDHTIERATDGVTYTGVEQFKSGSAYLFIANHRDIVMDPAFVNYAVYHAGLPTPRIAIGDNLLQKPFVSDLMRLNKSFIVHRSITGRREKMAAYQLLSAYINHSIRNDCASIWIAQAEGRAKDGDDRTESAILKMFHMSRKDEPFGEVIRSLNLTPVSISYEYDPCDQAKARELYIRATTGSYTKAPGEDDVSIAKGITGYKGRVHVNFAAPITELFEDTKQLAIEMDKQILGGYRLFPVHYLAYAQWKDADPQLQVPKAAELFAADELAKAQEEWQRRLEACPEEHRPFLVLQYATPVRNQYRVKAGLPL; from the coding sequence ATGATGGGCGAATTCGATGCCATCCGACCTTACGACGACAGCGAAGTCCCAGCGGTGCTGGCACGGCTGCTCTGCGACAAGGCGTTTCTAGATATCCTCACCCACTTCCGCTTCCCGCGATTTGCCGGTGCCTTCGGCTGGATGCTCAAACCTCTTATAGCGCATCGGCTGCGTCGTGAGTTCGCCGGCGTCACGTCGGTGGCCACCTTGCAGGACAAAGTCGAGTTTTACGTCGACCACACCATCGAGCGCGCTACGGACGGGGTGACCTACACTGGCGTGGAGCAATTCAAGTCCGGCAGCGCCTACCTGTTCATCGCCAACCACCGCGACATCGTGATGGACCCGGCCTTCGTCAACTACGCCGTGTACCACGCTGGCTTGCCGACCCCGCGCATCGCCATTGGCGACAACCTGCTGCAAAAGCCTTTTGTCAGCGACCTGATGCGCCTGAACAAGAGCTTTATCGTGCACCGTTCGATCACCGGTCGTCGCGAGAAAATGGCGGCATATCAATTGTTGTCGGCCTACATCAATCACTCGATCCGCAACGATTGCGCCTCGATCTGGATTGCTCAGGCTGAAGGCCGGGCCAAGGACGGCGACGACCGCACCGAATCGGCGATCCTCAAGATGTTCCACATGAGCCGCAAGGACGAGCCGTTCGGCGAAGTCATCCGCTCGCTGAATCTTACCCCGGTGTCGATCAGCTACGAATACGACCCCTGCGACCAGGCCAAGGCCCGCGAGCTATATATTCGCGCCACCACCGGCAGCTACACCAAGGCACCGGGCGAGGATGACGTGAGCATCGCCAAGGGCATCACCGGTTACAAGGGCCGGGTTCATGTGAACTTCGCCGCGCCGATCACCGAACTGTTCGAAGACACCAAGCAATTGGCGATCGAAATGGACAAGCAGATCCTTGGTGGTTACCGGTTGTTCCCGGTGCACTACCTGGCGTATGCACAGTGGAAAGACGCCGACCCGCAATTGCAGGTGCCAAAAGCGGCCGAGCTGTTTGCGGCTGATGAACTGGCCAAGGCTCAGGAAGAATGGCAGCGTCGGCTGGAGGCTTGCCCTGAGGAACATCGTCCGTTCCTGGTGCTGCAATATGCGACGCCAGTGCGTAATCAGTATCGGGTCAAGGCCGGATTGCCGCTGTAG
- a CDS encoding hypoxanthine-guanine phosphoribosyltransferase — MSADLEHIRQIMREADCLYTEAEVEAAIARVGAHINEQLAESNPVVFCVMNGGLIFAGKLLTHLQFPLEASYLHATRYRNETSGGDLFWKAKPEVSFIDRDVLIIDDILDEGHTLGAIIDFCKHAGARKVHTAVLIDKDHDRKARPDLKADFVGLPCVDRYIFGYGMDYKGYWRNANGIFAVKGM, encoded by the coding sequence ATGTCCGCTGATCTCGAGCATATCCGTCAAATCATGCGAGAGGCTGACTGCCTGTACACCGAAGCTGAAGTCGAGGCGGCCATCGCCCGCGTCGGTGCACACATCAACGAACAACTGGCTGAAAGCAATCCGGTGGTGTTCTGTGTGATGAACGGCGGCCTGATTTTCGCCGGCAAGCTGCTCACCCATCTGCAATTCCCGCTGGAAGCGTCCTACCTGCACGCCACTCGCTATCGCAACGAAACCAGCGGCGGCGATCTGTTCTGGAAGGCCAAGCCGGAAGTTTCGTTCATCGACCGTGACGTGCTGATCATCGACGACATCCTCGACGAAGGTCACACCCTGGGTGCGATCATCGACTTCTGCAAGCACGCCGGCGCCCGCAAAGTGCACACCGCCGTGCTGATCGACAAGGACCACGACCGCAAGGCTCGCCCGGACCTGAAAGCCGATTTCGTCGGCTTGCCGTGCGTTGACCGTTACATCTTCGGTTATGGCATGGATTACAAAGGCTACTGGCGTAACGCGAACGGGATTTTTGCCGTAAAAGGCATGTAA
- the upp gene encoding uracil phosphoribosyltransferase, with product MPIREIRHPLIRHKLGLMRRADISTKNFRELAQEVGALLTYEATKDLPLESYDIEGWCGTVSVEKIAGKKITVVPILRAGIGMLEGVLSLIPGAKVSAVGVARNEETLEAHTYLEKLVPEIDERLAMIIDPMLATGGSMVATIDLLKKAGCKDIRAMVLVAAPEGIAAVEKAHPDVTIYTASIDQKLNEHGYIIPGLGDAGDKIFGTKQKDA from the coding sequence ATGCCCATCCGTGAGATCCGCCATCCGCTGATCCGTCATAAACTTGGCCTTATGCGTCGCGCCGACATCAGCACGAAGAACTTCCGTGAGCTCGCTCAGGAAGTCGGTGCCCTGCTGACCTACGAAGCCACCAAAGACCTGCCACTGGAAAGCTACGACATCGAAGGCTGGTGCGGCACGGTGTCGGTCGAGAAAATCGCCGGCAAGAAGATTACCGTGGTGCCGATCCTGCGTGCCGGTATCGGCATGCTCGAAGGCGTGCTGAGCCTGATTCCCGGCGCCAAGGTCAGCGCGGTGGGCGTGGCCCGTAACGAGGAAACCCTCGAAGCCCACACCTACCTGGAAAAACTGGTGCCGGAAATCGACGAGCGCCTGGCGATGATCATCGACCCGATGCTCGCCACCGGCGGCTCGATGGTCGCCACCATCGACTTGCTGAAAAAGGCCGGCTGCAAGGACATCCGCGCGATGGTCCTGGTGGCCGCTCCTGAAGGCATCGCCGCTGTGGAGAAGGCTCACCCGGACGTGACCATCTACACCGCTTCCATTGACCAGAAACTGAACGAACACGGTTACATCATCCCAGGCTTGGGTGATGCCGGTGACAAGATCTTCGGCACCAAGCAGAAGGACGCGTGA